One Platichthys flesus chromosome 14, fPlaFle2.1, whole genome shotgun sequence genomic region harbors:
- the LOC133968452 gene encoding angiomotin-like 2a produces the protein MSSTEEPSGTVLHRLIQEQLRYGNPTDTRTLLAIQQQALRGGSGSNSGPSSGGDMGRSPRSSLESLTQEDPTFPQLSARQEPQGQEHQGDHHSESGYQLIQLHGEELPTYEQAKVHSQYLASHWDPTGPIRQLHEERLLHDGAFHEEADLVELKRSHVRSLSEHHMQISLERSDFASKAEAIKSTSHSFPELPYYTPQALQSPGLSLGKHCPPPEYSAPIQSQGFILHQVQEPVQVQQHRYVQSGQPAEVPCYNTFISLPPAGLEEPSQVELLLMENERLRQELEAHREKTSRIQKLEQEIQRISEAYETLMQGSTKRENLEQTLRRRLVAEIRKLQDFNRDLRDNLDNARTHVAKEVQAADHNQHIVAKLLEQNEEQNFERERVEREVQRLRTTAEEQSVRTKGLEEALEAARGRGRQLEEALRRKRAYVDKVERLQSALAQLQSTCEKRESLEMKLRKRLEQELRSLRAQQRQSQPPGVTMGSVQERLREREEQILALETDMVRWEQKYLEESTMRQFAMEVAATAAAQRDTTIINHSPCHSSNNSFNEDLPVDYRNQEMENRIRALYAQILEKDAVIKILNQRLHQDQGRKDEQCPRAKYLNAAGGSLRPASSTPSISTMKSNTMSRGKSLSDDQTLPNHQFSAQSEPGALERHTGGTSEAASTTKLHSDKEAPKKLLFNPFRGLEELESEAVEIFI, from the exons ATGTCGTCCACCGAAGAGCCATCTGGCACGGTCCTGCACCGACTCATCCAGGAGCAGCTTCGCTATGGAAACCCCACAGACACCCGCACCTTGTTAGCCATCCAGCAGCAGGCCCTGCGTGGAGGCAGCGGGAGCAACAGTGGACCCAGCAGCGGAGGTGACATGGGCAGGAGCCCACGATCCTCCCTGGAGAGTCTCACCCAGGAGGACCCTACGTTCCCACAGCTCTCTGCGAGGCAGGAGCCTCAAGGTCAGGAGCACCAGGGAGACCACCACTCAGAAAGTGGTTATCAGCTCATCCAGCTGCACGGCGAGGAGCTGCCAACCTACGAGCAGGCCAAGGTGCACTCGCAGTATCTGGCCTCGCACTGGGACCCCACGGGCCCGATCAGGCAGCTCCATGAAGAGAGGCTCCTGCACGACGGGGCCTTCCACGAGGAGGCCGATCTGGTGGAGCTGAAGCGCAGCCATGTGCGGTCACTCAGTGAGCATCACATGCAGATATCTCTGGAGAGGAGTGATTTCGCTTCTAAGGCAGAGGCCATCAAGAGCACCTCTCACAGCTTCCCAGAGCTGCCTTACTACACTCCACAAGCCCTGCAGAGCCCCGGGCTGAGCCTGGGCAAACACTGCCCTCCTCCAGAGTACTCAGCCCCCATCCAGAGCCAAGGATTTATCCTTCACCAGGTCCAGGAGCCGGTGCAGGTTCAGCAGCACAG GTATGTCCAGTCTGGTCAGCCAGCCGAAGTCCCCTGCTACAACACTTTCATTAGCCTGCCACCTGCTGGCCTGGAGGAGCCCAGccaggtggagctgctgctgatggagaaTGAGAGGCTGAGGCAAGAGCTTGAGGCGCACAGGGAGAAGACCAGCCGTATTCAGAAG TTGGAGCAGGAGATCCAGCGCATTTCTGAGGCCTACGAGACACTGATGCAGGGCAGCACCAAGAGAGAGAACCTGGAGCAgactctgaggaggaggctggtggCTGAgatcaggaagctgcaggatttCAACAGAGACCTCAGAG ATAACCTGGACAATGCCAGAACGCACGTTGCAAAAGAAGTACAAGCAGCCGACCACAACCAGCACATCGTGGCCAAACTCCTCGAGCAAA atgAGGAGCAGAACTTTGAGCGTGAGCGCGTCGAGCGAGAAGTGCAGCGGTTGCGAACCACGGCGGAGGAGCAGAGCGTCAGGACGAAGGGGCTCGAGGAGGCCCTGGAGGCCGCCCGAGGACGGGGCCGCCAGCTCGAGGAGgcgctgaggaggaagagggctTATGTGGATAAGGTGGAGAGGCTTCAGAGTGCGCTGGCTCAGCTGCAGTCCACCTGCGAGAAGAGGGAGAGCCTGGAGATGAAGCTGAGGAAACGGCTCGAGCAGGAGCTGAGGAGTCTGAGGGCACAGCAG CGGCAATCCCAGCCACCAGGAGTGACAATGGGCTCCGTGCAAGAGCGTCTGCGCGAGCGGGAGGAGCAGATTCTGGCGCTTGAGACCGACATGGTGCGCTGGGAGCAGAAGTATTTGGAGGAGAGCACCATGAGGCAGTTCGCCATGGAGGTGGCTGCCACTGCCGCTGCCCAGAG GGACACCACCATCATTAACCACTCGCCCTGCCACTCCTCTAACAACAGCTTTAACGAAGACCTGCCAGTTGACTACAGGAATCAGGAGATGGAGAACAG GATCCGTGCTCTTTACGCTCAGATCTTGGAAAAGGACGCCGTCATCAAGATCCTCAACCAGCGGCTGCACCAGGACCAGGGGCGTAAGGATGAGCAGTGTCCCAGAGCAAAGTACCTGAACGCAGCGGGGGGCTCTCTCCGACCCGCCTCGTCCACCCCCTCCATCAGCACCATGAAGAGCAACACGATGAGTAGAG gTAAGAGTCTTTCTGACGATCAGACTTTGCCAAACCACCAGTTCTCTGCTCAGTCCGAACCTGGAGCACTAGAGCGGCACACGGGGGGAACCAGTGAGGCTGCCAGCACCACTAAGCTCCACAGTG aTAAGGAAGCTCCTAAGAAGCTGCTATTTAACCCTTTCAGAGGCCTGGAGGAGTTGGAGTCCGAGGCGGTGGAAATCTTCATTTAA
- the aire gene encoding autoimmune regulator, with amino-acid sequence MSRVEAFRDTNLRSLLRESRTDIAMAVDDPFPLVYGLADKNIITDQMLKDTLEKESREGIHKAMYSLLSWVLEQRRSTIQAFWKNMSKDYNLDSYSKLQTLLSNLHSKRDAAGSRGEKRSPRSDKTPHVKKRSHEDRETGSSKISRYHAKTSDGPGGKVKLYRVKSEAPAPLLTSGNSVQVVSSSVQGGVTLSSSSSSSSFSTELSVSHEAREKIHIKQVFGSDGTIKCIKEDTSAALKFKAAKSTFHHKGGTTTGTKVHYNDDECAVCKDGGELLCCDGCPRALHLTCLDPPLTTIPSGSWQCEQCRGVKREKGQLPLQAVVAQPQQTNTNSFIDASFFSSPSSSSLTSVTASVNGPAARTQCCPQGSGLDIVREVCGLCRLGGGDLTQCLQCLGRFHLHCLFSKGRSICSSCSSFSRPWGSSAEKEAESRGSQLTPSVQNPLSHDQITSAPEPILHTAELDSILGDQGSMDSILQWAFHNISRPLPDSQGCYQ; translated from the exons ATGTCCAGAGTGGAGGCTTTCAGGGACACGAACCTTCGCTCATTACTGAGGGAGTCGCGCACTGACATTGCCATGGCCGTGGACGACCCGTTCCCTCTTGTCTATGGTTTGGCAGACaaaaacatcatcactgacCAAATGCTCAAG GACACGTTAGAGAAGGAGAGTAGGGAGGGGATCCACAAGGCCATGTACTCGCTCCTGTCCTGGGTCCTGGAACAGAGAAGATCTACCATCCAGGCCTTCTGGAAAAATATGAGCAAGGACTACAACCTGGACAGCTACAGCAAGCTGCAGACGCTGCTCTCTAACCTGCACTCCA AACGAGACGCTGCAGGTTCCAGAGGTGAGAAGAGATCCCCGAGATCTGACAAAACTCCTcacgtgaagaagaggagccatGAGGATAGAGAGACCGGCTCCAGCAAGATTTCACGCTATCATGCAAAGACAAGCGACGGTCCAG GGGGTAAAGTAAAGTTATACAGAGTGAAGAGTGAAGCTCCTGCACCTCTGCTCACATCTGGAAATA GTGTGCAGGTAGTGTCCTCCTCAGTCCAGGGAGGagtcaccctctcctcctcttcttcttcctcctctttctccactGAGCTGTCAGTCAGCCATGAAGCCAGAGAAAAGATCCACATCAAGCAGGTGTTTGGCTCAGACG GTACCATAAAGTGCATTAAAGAGGACACCAGTGCAGCGCTCAAGTTCAAGGCTGCTAAGAGCACATTTCACCACAAGGGGGGGACAACCACAGGCACGAAG GTTCATTACAATGACGATGAGTGTGCAGTGTGTAAGGACGGAGGGGAGCTGCTCTGTTGCGATGGTTGTCCTCGAGCCTTACACCTGACCTGCCTCGACCCTCCACTCACAACCATACCAAG TGGCAGCTGGCAGTGTGAGCAGTGCCGTggagtgaaaagagagaaaggccAGCTTCCTTTACAA GCTGTCGTGGCTCAGCCtcagcaaacaaacaccaacTCCTTCATAGAcgcctccttcttctcctcaccgtcgtcctcctccctcacaaGTGTCACAGCTTCTGTGAATGGACCGGCTGCCAGAacccag TGTTGTCCTCAGGGCTCAGGTCTGGACATCGTGAGGGAGGTGTGTGGCCTGTGCCGTCTCGGAGGAGGAGATCTGACTCAGTGCCTCCAGTGTTTGGGGCGTTTCCATTTGCACTGCCTCTTCTCAAA AGGGAGATCCATCTGCTCGTCCTGCTCGTCCTTCTCCAGACCCTGGGGCAgctctgcagagaaagaggctGAATCCAGAGGCTCACAG ctcACCCCATCGGTTCAAAACCCACTCAGTCATGATCAGATCACCTCTGCCCCGGAGCCCATCCTCCATACGGCCGAACTGGACTCCATCCTGGGAGAT CAGGGATCCATGGACAGCATCTTGCAGTGGGCTTTTCACAACATCTCCCGGCCTCTTCCAGACTCACAAGGGTGTTACCAGTGA